TGTCCATCCTTTGAAATTTGGTTTCACTCTAAGGAGATCTATCAaattcttgattttctttcttgtttctgTATCAGGCTAACAATGCAGCGGACTCTGTCCGTTTAAATCTACTGCCCGAGGTAAAACTTTGATCCTTCCTATTCTCTCACCATACCTTGATAGAagtttttaattttctgcacAATAATTGATGATTTATGGTTCAATAGGAAACTTCAACCGTTCTTAAGGAACCAATTGGGGATGTACATATAGATGACTCCACCAGCATAAAGAAATTGCCTCATGGTACTGTATATTTGTATCTGCCTcttctcttttttaattttttattgttattgacTTATTGTCCTTTCTAAATGTTTGGTTGGCTGGTCCTAGACTTGCAAATGGGTGAATCTAAGGAGCATTCATCTGGCAGGGTATTGTCAGCTACAAATGAAGGGGAAAATCCATCAAACTAGTTATAACAATAATCCTTTTTCGCCATTTTACATGTGACATTGCACTGACTCTGTTTTTTCAGGAGAGGAATGAGAGGTTGTTTTACAAGCTTCTGATTGATAATAACATGGAAGATCTGCTTCCTGTTGTTTACATTCCAACTGTTTGAAGAATGCAAGGTTAGGTTCcttttccagattctcttgtttgCTTCTTCCCTTCTCTTCCCTTGATTTATTCCATTGTCAGGAGCTGGAATTCATACACAAGAGTAGCAGCATTGTTGGCTATAGACCCAATATCTTCTCAACCACTCTCTCCCATCTCATTGCCACCAACTCTTACCACTTCCTCATTCCCTTCATTCCCATCCGAGGTactctctttctttatcatctCTCCCTCTATTGAAATTTCCAACCTCATTCAAATTTCTTAACAAAAAGGTTGAAAGACAAGTTAGAGGAGTTTTTCAACTGTCAATATGAGCTCTTTGTTGAATTCACCGCTCTAATCAGGTTACTACTCTATCGTAAGGACCATCAATTGCTTGTTGGTTGTTACTTCTTTTACAATCTTTACCTTATTGTATTTATGAATCATCAAACAGATGGAGTAGAGGTGCAAGCATTGGGTGGCATAGTGATGATAACAGACCCTACCTCAAACAGCGACACTTTGCAGTCAGGATTCCACTTTCCACTACTCCTctcttttattgaattttatTAGATACTGTTGCTGACAACTTTTTTCATCAAAGGTGGTGTGCTATTTAAATAATTATGGCAAGGATTTCAATGGTGGACTCTTTCGTTTTCAGGATGGCCAGCCAATGTCAATTATGCCAATGGCTGGAGTGAGTTTATACTCTTTCACTACTACCACTTGTGTTTTTCTTTTCCGGTCAAATGGTTTCTACTGCTAAATAAAGAGAGTGATTTCTCTTTTCTCAAAATTTTGTTATTGAAATGATTCAATGTAGGAGGAAATGTTttgctttttaatttattttacccTTTTTATCTTTTAACAGGATGTTCTGATATATACCGCTGACCAGCATAACATTCATTCTGTTGATGAGGTATATTCAATTGTGCTCCTTTCTTGCATGTCCTTACTTACTTGACCTTGTACATAATCAGCTGTTTTATTTCGATTTAAATCTCCTTCTCTCGGACTCTCTGTCCTCAGAAGAAAAGGGATAGAAGAGAAAACGCTTTCCTTGGATTTAAATGCTTTGGATTTATATTGGGTTCTGTCGATTTCCTTGTCTATCAGGAAAAGGTTTGTTTTTCTACTTCAAAGAATCTCTCCGTACACTGCCTGTCTTAACAAGCTCATCAGCATACAA
The DNA window shown above is from Arachis ipaensis cultivar K30076 chromosome B08, Araip1.1, whole genome shotgun sequence and carries:
- the LOC107613843 gene encoding uncharacterized protein LOC107613843, with the protein product MFLLLLTMQRTLSETSTVLKEPIGDVHIDDSTSIKKLPHDLQMGESKEHSSGRERNERFSCLLLPFSSLDLFHCQELEFIHKSSSIVGYRPNIFSTTLSHLIATNSYHFLIPFIPIRERLKDKLEEFFNCQYELFVEFTALIRWSRGASIGWHSDDNRPYLKQRHFAVVCYLNNYGKDFNGGLFRFQDGQPMSIMPMAGDVLIYTADQHNIHSVDEKKRDRRENAFLGFKCFGFILGSVDFLVYQEKVCFSTSKNLSVHCLS